DNA from Fusarium musae strain F31 chromosome 7, whole genome shotgun sequence:
ATGGCTATGCGTAGTCAAGAGCATGGACTTCAGGATCTTGCCATGCGAACGCTCATCGGTAATTTAGATCAGGTTGTCACAAGGACTAAGGACACTCCGGGTTTTCTCTCATACGAAGAGATTATCCAAGATGCAGTCACATCATGCGAGCGGTGTGCTTTTTCCTTCTATGAGTACTTCAATCAGCATCCGAGCGCTTTCCGCATGCTTTTGCAGCGTAATCCAGATCAATTAGTACGGAGCAAGATCAGGAACCTTTTCAAGGTTGCAGTCACGAAGATCTCGACGGCTTTGCCTAATGTCTACGACCCGGAGATTCGATACAAGTTGGCTCATGATGCTGACGGAGATGAGACACTCTCTGAACCTGATGCTTCCCATCGCCCCGTTATTGACGGCGTAATGCTGATATTCCAACACCTTTGGAAATTCTTTCATATTCACATTAGAGCCTGGGACGACTACTTCGGAGCTGTTCTAGACTTTGCTGATATGGGTCATCGGGAAACCGGATATGTCTTTGCCGCGAACTTTCTAGCCAGCGCTATCAGAATCATTTCTGCTGATCCGCTCCAGGAACTCAGTGGGAACTGGGCCAGAATGCTCCAAAGTGTCATTAGGCGGAACAATACTACAAAGCCTACCTCATATGTATCGATTATCAGACTAGTCAACCACTTGATGAGTCATATGAGGCCGCAAATAGGAACCGGATATGTCGAAGACGCGACAGAGCGGGTGTCACAACCAGCTGAGGCCTTCAACTGGACAACCGAAGAGGTGGATCTTGTTTACAGCAGTCCCAACGGTTCCTATACCAGCTTGTTTGTTGAAAAACTCCTGGCCCTCGATCAAGAACACGCAGGCAGCAACAATATCATCAGAATCTTGACAAAGCTGGACAGCGGTATGGATGAAAAAGTACTCGGGACCTTAAAGCTCTGTATTCGTGGTGAGACTTCGACCCAAGCCATGGATCCGTTTCTGCGGGCTTCCGTCACGTACCTCGAAAGCACAGAACAGCTCAGCAACGCCAAAGACATGATTGAGCACGTATCTATGCAAGCGAAAAGCCTTCAAAACACCGAGGGGGTGTATTTTGTTCAGCTCTTCAGAACAGCATTGGATCTCCGCCAACAGGACAGGGAATTTTGCAAGGCGATCCGCGGGTTCAGCCGTGACCTCATCCCAAGATGGGTACCTTTTCTCCTCGCAAGCCCTGAAGAACAAGTGCGCCGGAGCACACATGACTTTTTAGTTTGCGAGTTGGGTAagattgatgctgatgctacCAGTGACCACGATGTCACCGTGGATGATCAAGTCTCACTCagacagatgatgaagcagacCGGTGTTATCTGTCTCCAGTATCTCAGGGACCACCATGTGCGCAGACGGGCTCAAATGAGTCGGGAGATTGCAGACAAGTTCTTGAAGGTGATTGAGGGGTGTGCAACTACGGTGGCAACAACAGGGGATACACAGCCCGAGCTAGATGTGGAACTCCTCACATTGCAGGACGGTAGGTCACTTTCTCTGCAATTTTATCCAGTATCGCTTACCAGAAGGCTCACATGTTTCACAGATGTTTTGAATCCCTTCCGCCGGCTCATTGTTGACGAACTG
Protein-coding regions in this window:
- a CDS encoding hypothetical protein (EggNog:ENOG41~MEROPS:MER0185433); amino-acid sequence: MSLVWKHLYPPKDLQSGQPVPKVILNEETRAKLSDVLFTLVKHDQKKMVAVVKALEEQVPFFDDEEDDHYIYDLNYHFDRNRALRAPCGYAGLLNLSNTCYLNSLMTQLFMNTTFRRFILGCRIDDPANSQQLLSYTQKLFGHMQESYRRFVDPSNFVHSIKTYDDALIDIHNQMDVDEFYNLLLDRWETQLSGHEEKRVIKSFYGGQLVQQVKSKECEHISERLEPFSAIQCDIKGKGTLAESLQAYVDGEVMEGDNKYKCSTCDRHVDAVKRACLKDVPDNVIFHLKRFDFNLRTLQRNKINDYFSFPDQIDMRPYTIEHLSNPTSDIEEDIFELVGVLVHAGTAESGHYYSYIRERPTSRNRPLWVEFNDDSVMPWDPAQMEYSTFGGPDHRPMYDHNGISYDKNFSAYMLFYQRSSSLRSEQEKVPALAIPAPLRVDVPDHLADHLSDENTNILRRHCIYDPSNVKLVQVLFRQSHQHCRSIGSCEKSSSINSFMAMRSQEHGLQDLAMRTLIGNLDQVVTRTKDTPGFLSYEEIIQDAVTSCERCAFSFYEYFNQHPSAFRMLLQRNPDQLVRSKIRNLFKVAVTKISTALPNVYDPEIRYKLAHDADGDETLSEPDASHRPVIDGVMLIFQHLWKFFHIHIRAWDDYFGAVLDFADMGHRETGYVFAANFLASAIRIISADPLQELSGNWARMLQSVIRRNNTTKPTSYVSIIRLVNHLMSHMRPQIGTGYVEDATERVSQPAEAFNWTTEEVDLVYSSPNGSYTSLFVEKLLALDQEHAGSNNIIRILTKLDSGMDEKVLGTLKLCIRGETSTQAMDPFLRASVTYLESTEQLSNAKDMIEHVSMQAKSLQNTEGVYFVQLFRTALDLRQQDREFCKAIRGFSRDLIPRWVPFLLASPEEQVRRSTHDFLVCELGKIDADATSDHDVTVDDQVSLRQMMKQTGVICLQYLRDHHVRRRAQMSREIADKFLKVIEGCATTVATTGDTQPELDVELLTLQDDVLNPFRRLIVDELEEDGSGML